The Lampris incognitus isolate fLamInc1 chromosome 17, fLamInc1.hap2, whole genome shotgun sequence genome contains a region encoding:
- the LOC130127700 gene encoding growth/differentiation factor 10-like translates to MASLLLARAALHVLLVLQCGPGDAAAAEGVGEAARHSRASAHRSANRDMVSISMFKVYEKYSKDPRRQKDGNTVRSFKAVPGVSKSTEWFQFNLSSIQDSELILSASFHFMHKRPRHHQRPWICRRSRNPSCVFQTLQAPSPQLVFRGTTPNAASVTPLGNVTLVPLKRGTWQARDITSVVKQAVGTNELLITVEYEFGSARSEPHQRNPPGQEPLSSANLPYMLVYADDRAIDEPNSVAVSLQRYGPFPAGEDRLTLTDSRPSSAAARSRRELPLDEIQTNHLPEVHFNTLKNHELWQSTYLPPKAKAAAKHGRKQGQELGEAPGKPQVLSFDEKTMKKARRRQWSEPRVCARRYLRVDFADIGWSEWVLAPKAFDAYYCAGTCGFPIPKVVRPSNHATIQSIVRAVGIVPGVPEPCCVPDKMSPLSVLFLDQNRNMVLKVYPAMSVDTCSCR, encoded by the exons ATGGCGAGCCTTCTTCTTGCGCGTGCCGCTCTGCACGTGCTGCTGGTCCTGCAGTGCGGTCCGGGGGACGCGGCGGCGGCGGAGGGCGTCGGGGAAGCCGCGCGTCACAGCCGCGCCTCCGCGCACCGGAGCGCAAACCGGGACATGGTCTCCATCAGCATGTTCAAGGTGTACGAGAAGTACAGCAAGGACCCGCGTCGGCAGAAGGACGGCAACACCGTCAGAAGTTTCAAAGCCGTCCCAG GTGTTTCCAAAAGTACGGAGTGGTTCCAGTTCAACCTGTCCTCCATCCAAGACTCGGAGCTCATCCTGTCCGCCTCCTTTCACTTCATGCACAAGCGGCCCCGGCACCACCAGCGACCCTGGATCTGCCGACGCTCCCGCAACCCCTCGTGCGTTTTCCAGACCCTGCAGGCCCCCTCGCCGCAGCTCGTGTTCCGAGGGACGACCCCCAACGCCGCCTCCGTGACGCCGCTGGGAAACGTGACTTTGGTGCCGCTGAAGAGAGGGACGTGGCAGGCGAGGGACATCACCTCGGTGGTGAAACAGGCCGTGGGCACCAATGAGCTTCTGATCACCGTAGAATATGAGTTCGGATCGGCGAGATCCGAGCCGCATCAGAGGAACCCTCCCGGCCAGGAGCCCCTCTCGTCGGCCAACCTGCCGTACATGCTGGTCTACGCCGACGACAGAGCCATCGATGAACCCAACAGCGTGGCCGTGTCGCTGCAGCGGTACGGACCTTTCCCAGCTGGGGAGGACCGGCTCACCTTAACGGACTCGCGCCCTTCCTCTGCAGCTGCAAGGAGTCGGAgggagctccctctggatgagaTTCAAACCAACCACCTTCCCGAGGTTCACTTCAACACCTTGAAGAACCACGAACTCTGGCAGAGCACCTATCTCCCGCCTAAGGCCAAGGCGGCGGCCAAACATGGCCGTAAGCAGGGCCAGGAGCTGGGCGAGGCCCCGGGTAAGCCTCAGGTGCTGAGCTTCGACGAGAAGACCATGAAGAAGGCCAGGAGGAGGCAGTGGAGCGAGCCCAGGGTGTGCGCCAGGAGGTACCTGCGGGTGGATTTCGCCGACATCGGGTGGAGCGAGTGGGTTCTGGCTCCTAAGGCCTTCGACGCCTACTACTGCGCTGGCACCTGTGGATTCCCCATCCCTAAA GTGGTCCGTCCTTCCAACCACGCCACCATCCAGAGCATCGTCAGGGCGGTGGGGATCGTCCCAGGCGTCCCGGAGCCCTGCTGCGTCCCCGACAAGATGAGTCCTCTCAGCGTGCTTTTCCTCGACCAAAACAGGAACATGGTCCTCAAGGTCTATCCGGCCATGTCCGTGGACACCTGCTCCTGTCGGTAG